In Hemibagrus wyckioides isolate EC202008001 linkage group LG12, SWU_Hwy_1.0, whole genome shotgun sequence, the genomic stretch TCAGGTAGTGAAGATCTCCATCAAAATATTGCTGATCAAAACCACCCAGCATCAGTTCCCCTCCAACCGCTGCTTTAGggtccctacacacacacacacacacacacacacacacacacacacacacacacacacacacacacatacacacacacacatacacacacacacatacacacacacacacacacacacacagagaagaagcctttattatcaccacaaaCATAGTGGAatacttttttctttgtatatcccagCTTGGGGTCAAAGCTCAGGGTCAGTCGTGATGCAGCCCCCTGAAGCAGGGAGGATTAAGGGCCTCggtcaagggcccaacagtggcagctgggCAGTGTGCTGGGGCTCAAACCCCAACCTTCTAATaaataacccagagccttaacatCATGAGCTACCACtgtatgtacatacatacatacatatatacacacacacacacagcacttagtggttaaggtgttggactactgatcagaaggttgtgagtttgaatcccagctcctCCAAGCTGCTGCAGTGTCcacccctgagtaaggccctgaACCCTCAGTTCCTCAGCTggataaatgagataaatgtctCTTTCTCTGGATGAGGACGtgtgctaaatgccagaaatggacATGTAGAAAAAGCAGAAGTGAGAGTTCAGCGACATGAGGAAGAGaattctgttacacacactgaacttaTTTAATAAACTCTTCTGAGAATGAAATAAAGGTCTTATCAGAGGCTAAAGACCAACGTGAAACAAACGTGTTGCTTTATACAGCTAAATATAGATTCACTCAATCCCATTTCTCACAGACGTTTAGTTTTATCGATCTTATCTGATCAGTgaactgagagagaaaaaagtcagCGTCGAAAGATGACTGCATTTCATCGTCATCTCATCTGCATCACCACGAAgcaaaacatacactatattgccaaaggttttgggacacccctccagatcattgagttcaggggttgggctccgccccttagttccagtgaaaggaactcttaatgcttcagcttcataccaagacattttggacaatttcatgctctttgtgggaacagtttggggatgaccccttcctgttccaacatgactgtacaccagtgaccaaagcaaggtccataaagacatggatgagtgagtttggtgtggaggaacttgactgacctgcacagagtcctgacctcaaccccatagaacacctttgggatgaattagagtggagactgagagccagaccttctcgtccaacatcagcgcctgacctcacaaatgcaccaTTATTATATAccacattcatgtgcatgtaaaggcagacgtcccaaaacttttggcaatatagtgtatctatcatCTATAACCACTTCCACTTTTTACGGCGGTGAACTAATCTGCGAGCGCTAAAACGGAGCAGACGTCTTCATCACACAGCAGGATGTATATGAGTGAGGAAGCAGACCTTAGATCAGAATTAAATCAGGATCCTGACACACCCCGAGGGCAGAGTGAAGCCTGACCTGTTGATGTAGAAGGAGAAGATGTTCTGCTTTAGAAGTTTGGCAGCCATGATGGAGTCGAACACGGGTTGGACTTTTCCCACAGACAGGATGGGATACGCCATACCGAAGACGCCATCGAACCTCGCCACGGCAAACACCAAGCCTGGCTGCTGCACCGCCTCAGCGAACATCTGCTTCTTTACAGCCAGACCTgccagctgcacacacacacacaattacatatTCCTGCTTTAATGGTtactacacattaaacacattctaTCTGACTGCAGGAGACTCACGGTGACTGTGTCCTGACTGAAGAAACCTTTCAGACTTCCTCTGCCATACTGGATGGAGAACTCAGAGCCGTTCTTCACATAGGTACTCGACTTGTTAGAGTTGTACCGGTGATGGAGCcctgagacagacacacacacacacacacatacacacacagaattattGGCATCCATAGGAATAAACTCTCTCAGTGTCCTGTAGAGCTCAGCTCTGTGTACTCACAGCAGGCCAGATCAAGGAAGGAGCACTTGATGGACGGAACCCACAGGTTGGAGGAGCCGGTGTCGAACAGGACGGTGAACTCCTGTGCCGGAGTCCCGATGCTGATAATGCCGAAGTACTGAGCCTGAGGAAGTCAGAGCAATAAACCAGTTCATTAGGCTTCCTCTCAAACCACAGCAATTTAGCAACGATTCCACATCAtaccttttattcatttatagttacatttaatgttccgtgaaacaagttagttcctgttcccacttacattacagcagatataaacacactctctggatataaacacactccctggatataaacacactctctggatataaacacactccctggatataaacacactctctggatataaacacactctcgggatataaacacactccctggatataaacacactctctggatataaacacactccctggatataaacacactctctggatataaacacactccctggatataaacacactctcgggatataaacacactctcgggatataaacacactctctggatataaacacactccctggatataaacacactctcgggatataaacacactctcgggatataaacacactctcgggatataaacacactccctggatataaacacactctcgggatataaacacactctcgggatataaacacactctcgggatataaacacactccctggatataaacacactctcgggatataaacacactctcgggatataaacacactccctggatataaacacactccctggatataaacacactccctggatataaacacactctcgggatataaacacactctcgggatataaacacactccctggatataaacacactctctggatataaacacactctcgggatataaacacactctctggatataaacacactccctggatataaacacactctctggatataaacacactctctggatataaacacactctctggatataaacacactctctggatataaacacactctctggatataaacacactctctggatataaacacactctctggatataaacacactctctggatataaacacactccctggatataaacacactctctggatataaacacactctctggatataaacacactctctggatataaacacactctctggatataaacacactctctggatataaacacactctctggatataaacacactctctggatataaacacactctctggatataaacacactccctggatataaacacactctctggatataaacacactctctggatataaacacactctcgggatataaacacactctctggatataaacacactctcgggatataaacacactctctggatataaacacactctctggatataaacacactccctggatataaacacactctctggatataaacacactccctggatataaacacattccctggatataaacacactctcgggatataaacacactccctggatataaacacactccctggatataaacacactctcgggatataaacacactctctggatataaacacactctctggatataaacacactctctggatataaacacactctctggatataaacacattccctggatataaacacactctctggatataaacacactcccgggatataaacacactctctggatataaacacactctcgggatataaacacactctctggatataaacacactctcgggatataaacacactctctggatataaacacactctctggatataaacacactctcgggatataaacacactctctggatataaacacactccctggatataaacacactctctggatataaacacactctcgggatataaacacactctctggatataaacacactccctggatataaacacactctctggatataaacacactctctggatataaacacactctctggatataaacacactctcgggatataaacacactctcgggatataaacacactctcgggatataaacacactctcgggatataaacacactctcgggatataaacacactctcgggatataaacacactccctggatataaacacactccctggatataaacacactccctggatataaacacactctcgggatataaacacactccctggatataaacacactccctggatataaacacactctctggatataaacacactctcgggatataaacacactctcgggatataaacacactctcgggatataaacacactccctggatataaacacactctctggatataaacacactctcgggatataaacacactctctggatataaacacactctcgggatataaacacactcgtCTCAGCAGCTTTGCTTTATATTCagtttaagttttaaaaaaatctcagatTTTCATGtgactgagaaaccacaaagaagtgtgaactcctctgtcctgaagatgtggagaacttacacacacacacacacacacacacacagaactgacactggagactacttccacacatcatacacacacacacgtacacagagatacacagcactgacactgaagactccttccacacatcacacacagatacatagcactgacactggagattcattccacacatcatacacacacacacacacacacacacacatacacacttagactagagcgagtgcattaatataaacctgtgctccagtcagagctgcagttctagagaatgaatgaagagcagcagtgcagtggtgtaatatcagtaatgtatACGTGATTATGAGACCTCTGTCCCGGTCACTGTGAGGACACGCTGTGAATTTCACATCATATGACCACTTAGAGGAACTGCTGCCTCCAGAAAACACTGCTGGAGGTTGTAGAGGTGCTGCTTCCACTTACATCCATGAAGTTTGAGAGGTTCTCCGCAGGAAACGGAGCAGCGTCCACGCTCCACGCCTCCTCGTGCAACTTCAGCTGGTGTCCGGCAAGAGCGCTATCGACCAGCGTGCGGCGTACAGACGGCATCCGCCGCAGAGGAATCCTGAAATACAGACACAATCTTTTTTGTGACATCATCTAAAAAAATTGGACATCAGACATTTTGACAGATGGTCATCATTACCATGACTTAATAAATGTACAATATAACTTAATCCTTCACTAAATCATCAGGCTGTCCTTTTCCACTCGGGTAATGTCAGGGTTAAACTGCAGGAGTCAACACATTCCAGTCCAGAGTACAGAGAAGTCTTCAAGTCACAGCTTGATGCGGAACTGCGCACACTTCATGACCTTCACCTGAAAGAGTCGACTCCGATTCGGACTCGTTCACAAACAAATGACACATGACTATTTTTCTTGCACTGCATTAGAAGCCGTCATGCCTCTGCTGCTCTTTTTACTGAAAGACAGTTACTGCTTCTTTTCCCAACAAGAGAtgctaaaataaacacagagttTTATCTCCGCGGAACAGGCTTCACTTTTCTGTCGCAGAAAAAAAGCGGAAGAGGAAAATGAAACTTATTCACACCACAAATTCTACAGAAAAACCAGAGTTAGATGAGATTCAGGTACTTGTGTGAATGAGATATTATACAGATATTACGGGTTTTGTATTAATCCTACACACATGATGCATTAATCagacttaaatacacaacaaacacacaacagagcAACATCTCACACAATGTTCATCATTTTAGTCTTcaattataaacataaaaaaaacatatgaactACTGAAAACCTCAGTAAAGATAATTAATCATCGTACATTTGTTCCTCAATGCATCGACTCAGGgttttatatgaaataaaaaccaaaaatgcttttattattaCCTGATAATGGCGTCACCGCCCACAACAAACAGCATTAACCCCAGAATTAATCCGAAATTCTTCATGATTTACACCTTAAACCAtcaacaaacaaagaaaacaagtttaaagtctgtctgtctctctctctctctctctctctctctctccgattGCAGGCTTCCGTTGATTCCGCCACTAAAACTTCGGAAAATTTCGGCCAATCTCGGCTCTTTCCGGTCACGtcagatctgatctgatctgtgtCATCGTGTCGCCTCGTCTTTGATTGACTACAAACATCAAAGTATTGTTTAATTTTGGCTTTATTTTTGATtctaattttataatttatttagctatttatatatagtataattttagttgttttattatatttcttaatAAATGTAGTAGTTCCGTGATTTCTAAGCGGAAATGCGAACGAGTtacaaaattattggcaccctgtccattAATATTTTCAACAGCGCCCTCTGCTGTTGACTGGGGAGCATTACAGCACCGGGTCATTTCCTGTAAAGtccaacacatttacatttctgccatttctcAGACGCTCTTATACAGagtgaagtgctttgaagtctctattaaTGAACACATTAACAGTGGTCTGAGGACTGAGGAAACCATCAGCCTCAATAGTCCACTGGGAGGAAATACAGCACAAACATTCtttttaatacataaaacaaactgctagtttaagtgcttcaggaagaggtaggtcttcatccatcgCTTGAAGatcaccacctcggtgccagaacagagaagagtctagatgtagacctacctctgaccctgagagatggtgggaccagtcgggcagtgctagtggacctgAAGGAGTGCGGTGCAGTGTGACGAGTAATAAAATCTTTGAggtcagatggtgctggtccatacTCGTCTTTGAAGGTAAGCGTCAGTGTTTTGAGTATGATgaagctactggaagccagtggaggg encodes the following:
- the napsa gene encoding napsin-A, producing MKNFGLILGLMLFVVGGDAIIRIPLRRMPSVRRTLVDSALAGHQLKLHEEAWSVDAAPFPAENLSNFMDAQYFGIISIGTPAQEFTVLFDTGSSNLWVPSIKCSFLDLACWLHHRYNSNKSSTYVKNGSEFSIQYGRGSLKGFFSQDTVTLAGLAVKKQMFAEAVQQPGLVFAVARFDGVFGMAYPILSVGKVQPVFDSIMAAKLLKQNIFSFYINRDPKAAVGGELMLGGFDQQYFDGDLHYLNVTRKAYWQVKMDIVNVGNTLTLCKDGCQAIVDTGTSMITGPVQEIRALNKAIGAIPLIMGEYWINCNKIPSLPVVSFSLGGKTFNLTGKDYVFKSTQLGVSVCLSGFVAMDIPPPAGPLWILGDVFIGRFYTVFDRDNDRVGFAPAK